The Actinopolyspora erythraea genome has a segment encoding these proteins:
- a CDS encoding leucyl/phenylalanyl-tRNA--protein transferase: MTNTVSSRSESPWSTVDLTDAPADGPVAFGGDLRPHNLLAAYRRGLYPFPAETVEHRLFNEMSYEAEVATGRVKLVPGTEDPYSLAWCSPDPRPLIPVARARVQRSLRQQLRRTTNWTTTVDVCFEEVAARSREGREQQWLTDELLNGLCRLHESGHAHSVEVWDGTELVGGTFGVRIGAVFSADSQFTRRSGAGKVAVTDLTRRFAEAGGTAVDVQHDSEHARLLGARPTPRSHYLELLHSATEGSAVPTGALPARRLAD, from the coding sequence ATGACGAACACGGTCTCGTCCCGGTCCGAGTCGCCCTGGTCGACGGTGGACCTGACGGACGCACCCGCCGACGGCCCCGTGGCGTTCGGGGGCGACCTGCGCCCCCACAACCTGCTCGCCGCCTACCGACGAGGGCTCTACCCCTTCCCCGCCGAGACGGTCGAGCACCGACTGTTCAACGAGATGAGCTACGAGGCCGAGGTGGCGACCGGCAGGGTGAAACTCGTGCCGGGAACCGAGGACCCCTATTCCCTGGCCTGGTGCTCCCCCGACCCGCGCCCGCTCATCCCAGTGGCCCGGGCCCGCGTGCAGCGCAGCCTGCGCCAACAGCTGCGCCGGACGACGAACTGGACCACCACGGTCGACGTGTGCTTCGAGGAGGTGGCCGCCCGGTCCCGCGAGGGCCGTGAACAGCAGTGGCTGACCGACGAACTGCTGAACGGCCTGTGCCGACTCCACGAGAGCGGACACGCCCACAGCGTCGAGGTCTGGGACGGCACCGAGCTCGTCGGTGGCACGTTCGGCGTACGAATCGGAGCGGTGTTCAGCGCTGACTCGCAGTTCACCCGCCGCAGCGGTGCGGGAAAGGTCGCCGTCACCGACCTGACGCGCCGCTTCGCCGAGGCGGGGGGCACCGCTGTCGACGTTCAGCACGACAGCGAGCACGCCAGGCTCCTCGGCGCCCGCCCCACTCCCCGCTCGCACTACCTCGAACTGCTCCACTCCGCCACCGAGGGCTCGGCCGTCCCGACCGGAGCGCTGCCCGCTCGTCGCCTGGCCGACTGA
- a CDS encoding methyltransferase: MTTTETDSTEKMDLRAALIERIGGYMTSHSIGVAAELGLADLLGDGVRGSEELATESGTHEPSLRRLLRTLTAVGITVEPEPGRFALTEVGSQLRSDSPDSLRAFSRMFCHPVVLRAWLGLEHSIHTGERAFDHVYGKDFYSYLAEDGRTSELFNEAMSEESRVAAERLAAGYDFSGFEKVVDLGGGDGTLLAAVLPDRPQLRGVVFDSPSGVAEAPATLERAGIADRCEARAGDFFRDIPADGDLYVIKSVFQDWGDEESRALLRSCRARIPDTATLLIVGSVLPETASTDEPIMFFTDLNMLVNSGGRERTEREFRAMLEETGFTVRSVRLGAAGPLSVIEAVPGAPR; encoded by the coding sequence ATGACCACGACCGAAACGGACAGCACCGAGAAGATGGACCTGCGCGCCGCGCTGATCGAGCGGATCGGCGGCTACATGACCAGTCACTCGATCGGGGTGGCAGCCGAACTCGGGCTCGCGGACCTGCTCGGGGACGGGGTGCGCGGCAGCGAGGAGCTGGCGACGGAGAGCGGGACCCACGAGCCCTCGCTGCGGCGGTTGCTGCGCACCCTGACGGCGGTCGGGATCACCGTCGAACCCGAACCCGGCCGCTTCGCCCTGACCGAGGTCGGAAGCCAGCTGCGCTCGGACTCACCCGACTCGCTGCGCGCCTTCTCCCGAATGTTCTGCCACCCCGTGGTGCTCCGGGCCTGGCTGGGGCTGGAGCACTCGATCCACACGGGGGAACGGGCTTTCGACCACGTCTACGGCAAGGACTTCTACAGCTACCTCGCCGAGGACGGGAGAACCAGCGAGCTGTTCAACGAGGCGATGAGCGAGGAGTCGAGGGTCGCCGCCGAACGGCTGGCAGCGGGCTACGACTTCTCGGGTTTCGAGAAGGTGGTGGACCTCGGCGGTGGTGACGGCACCCTGCTGGCGGCGGTCCTGCCCGACCGGCCCCAGCTGCGGGGCGTCGTCTTCGACAGCCCCAGCGGCGTCGCCGAGGCACCCGCCACTCTGGAGAGAGCGGGCATCGCGGACCGCTGCGAGGCGCGGGCGGGCGACTTCTTCCGGGACATCCCCGCCGACGGTGATCTCTACGTCATCAAGAGCGTCTTCCAGGACTGGGGCGACGAGGAGTCCCGGGCGCTGCTCCGCTCCTGCCGGGCGCGAATCCCGGACACCGCCACCCTGCTGATCGTGGGCTCGGTGCTCCCGGAGACCGCCTCCACCGACGAGCCGATCATGTTCTTCACCGATCTGAACATGCTCGTCAACTCGGGAGGACGGGAGCGGACGGAGCGCGAGTTCCGGGCGATGCTCGAGGAGACCGGCTTCACCGTGCGGTCCGTGCGGCTCGGTGCCGCCGGCCCGCTGTCGGTGATCGAGGCCGTTCCGGGAGCACCCCGATGA
- a CDS encoding acyl-CoA dehydrogenase family protein codes for MKAAGFGDELFLGRLRTDLLALAGEDPRRLPTAEEDFLARLREFCDTRVDGSRIEREDRIPDEVINGLRDIGALRIRIPREYGGLGLSGVCYYRALMIVTSVHSALGELLAAHQSIGLPQPLLLFGTERQKRTFLPRCAHEISAFALTEAEIGNDPERMSTTAVPDPESGHYTLNGVKLWTTNGVVADLLVVMAVVPPSERNAGGMSVFVVEADSPGVTVEHRSSFLGLRGLENGVIRLRDVIVPADHRIGEEGSGLAVALGAQDTGRLSLPAVCASAAKWSLKIAREWAGVRVQWGRPIGEQEAVAGKLAFISGTAFALEAMVEVTGRHAEAGHVETGLDAELAKLFASEKGWLVADELVQLRGGRGYETADSAAARGERGVPAEQRLRDLRVGRIFDGSSEALRTFIASAVLDRHRSAPTAGDSGDRRAAPVVEDGPLRAHLNFADEAARRLFQLVEDATVPTDASVEPHQRDLGRIVDIAAELYAMSASCAYAAALNTRDDTPVQLADAFCAQATRRITGLFEELADNADSQDRLIARRVLDNHYTWLEDGVLDPSTEGPWISEPVPGPDDQADLRRTVRHGGHTDSTPGEGGPHA; via the coding sequence ATGAAAGCGGCGGGCTTCGGCGACGAACTGTTCCTGGGGCGGCTCCGCACCGACCTCCTCGCGCTGGCCGGCGAGGACCCGAGGCGCCTGCCCACGGCGGAGGAGGACTTCCTCGCCCGGTTGCGGGAGTTCTGCGACACCCGCGTCGACGGTTCCCGGATCGAACGCGAGGACCGGATCCCGGACGAGGTGATCAACGGGCTCAGGGACATCGGCGCGCTGCGCATCAGGATTCCCCGGGAGTACGGCGGGCTCGGCCTGTCCGGTGTCTGCTACTACCGGGCGCTGATGATCGTGACCAGCGTCCACTCCGCGCTGGGCGAACTGCTCGCCGCTCACCAGAGCATCGGGCTGCCGCAACCGCTCCTGCTGTTCGGCACGGAACGGCAGAAGCGTACCTTCCTGCCGAGGTGCGCCCACGAGATCTCCGCGTTCGCGCTCACCGAGGCGGAGATCGGGAACGATCCCGAGCGGATGAGCACCACCGCCGTTCCCGACCCCGAATCGGGCCACTACACCCTCAACGGCGTGAAGCTCTGGACGACCAACGGGGTCGTCGCGGACCTGCTCGTGGTGATGGCCGTGGTGCCGCCCTCGGAGAGGAACGCGGGCGGCATGAGCGTGTTCGTGGTGGAGGCCGACTCGCCCGGTGTCACGGTCGAGCACCGGAGCTCCTTCCTCGGACTGCGCGGCCTCGAGAACGGTGTCATCCGACTGCGCGACGTCATCGTTCCGGCGGACCACCGGATCGGTGAGGAGGGCTCGGGCCTGGCGGTCGCTCTCGGGGCTCAGGACACCGGCAGGCTCTCCCTGCCCGCCGTCTGCGCCTCGGCCGCGAAGTGGAGCCTGAAGATCGCTCGCGAGTGGGCCGGGGTGCGTGTGCAGTGGGGCAGGCCGATCGGTGAGCAGGAGGCGGTCGCGGGCAAGCTGGCGTTCATCTCGGGCACGGCGTTCGCCCTGGAAGCGATGGTGGAGGTCACCGGACGCCACGCGGAGGCAGGCCACGTCGAAACCGGGCTGGACGCCGAGCTGGCCAAACTCTTCGCCTCGGAGAAGGGGTGGCTGGTCGCGGACGAGCTCGTACAGCTCCGCGGCGGCCGCGGCTACGAGACCGCCGACTCAGCGGCCGCGCGGGGAGAACGGGGAGTTCCCGCCGAGCAGCGGTTGCGGGACCTGCGCGTCGGGCGCATCTTCGACGGCTCCAGCGAAGCGCTGAGAACATTCATCGCCTCGGCCGTGCTGGACCGCCACCGCTCCGCGCCCACCGCCGGTGACAGCGGGGACCGACGTGCCGCTCCGGTCGTCGAGGACGGCCCGCTGCGGGCTCACCTGAACTTCGCCGACGAGGCCGCGCGCCGGCTGTTCCAGTTGGTCGAGGACGCCACGGTCCCGACCGACGCCTCGGTCGAGCCCCACCAGCGCGACCTCGGAAGGATCGTCGACATCGCCGCCGAGCTGTACGCGATGAGCGCGAGCTGCGCCTACGCGGCCGCGCTGAACACCCGCGACGACACACCGGTCCAACTCGCCGACGCCTTCTGCGCACAGGCGACGCGCCGGATCACGGGACTCTTCGAGGAGCTGGCGGACAACGCCGACTCCCAAGACCGGCTGATCGCTCGCCGAGTGCTCGACAACCACTACACGTGGCTGGAGGACGGCGTCCTCGACCCCTCCACCGAGGGCCCCTGGATATCCGAACCGGTCCCGGGACCGGACGACCAGGCGGATCTTCGCCGAACGGTCCGCCACGGCGGCCACACCGACAGCACGCCCGGCGAGGGAGGTCCCCATGCCTGA
- a CDS encoding thiaminase II/PqqC family protein codes for MPDDIDALIGSARRQMADRPADDRFIQLLEAGLVPTERLAGLACELYHLVSSDERSFTLLASRFSSTPAGEVFAELAQGETQARELLLRFAEALDTDEERLAAHEPAPLTQAYPSYLARTAAFGTRSDMLLALLANVEESGTNYTRTADALHGRYGFTERAVEHFRFFADTPRELLDRAAAALREGIAEGDDPTSAIRTARLVHAYENTFWACMSENLDPH; via the coding sequence ATGCCTGACGACATCGACGCGTTGATCGGCTCGGCCCGACGGCAGATGGCCGACCGGCCCGCGGACGACCGGTTCATCCAGCTGCTGGAAGCGGGGCTGGTTCCCACCGAGCGTCTCGCCGGGCTGGCCTGCGAGCTGTACCACCTCGTGAGCAGCGACGAGCGCAGCTTCACCCTGCTCGCCTCCCGCTTCTCATCCACTCCGGCCGGTGAGGTGTTCGCCGAACTGGCCCAGGGGGAAACGCAGGCCCGCGAACTCCTGCTCCGGTTCGCCGAAGCGCTGGACACCGACGAGGAACGGTTGGCGGCCCACGAACCGGCACCGCTGACCCAGGCCTACCCCTCCTACCTCGCGCGGACGGCGGCGTTCGGCACGCGCAGCGACATGCTGCTCGCGCTGCTCGCCAACGTCGAGGAATCGGGCACGAACTACACCCGCACGGCCGACGCGCTGCACGGCCGGTACGGATTCACCGAGAGGGCGGTCGAGCACTTCCGCTTCTTCGCCGACACACCGCGGGAACTTCTGGACCGGGCGGCGGCAGCACTCCGGGAGGGGATCGCCGAGGGCGACGACCCGACGAGCGCGATACGCACGGCACGGCTGGTGCACGCCTACGAGAACACGTTCTGGGCCTGCATGTCCGAGAACCTCGACCCCCACTGA
- a CDS encoding cytochrome P450 family protein, whose translation MIAFSTSPTTTLDSSGGKCMYEQVDSFRDMGPAVPVQLPEGVSAWSVTRGDVARLLLTHPGVSRNLKKNVPSYQPGSVPWLSPWVDVDSMATAEGKEHARLRKLITPAFTPRRVEAMRPQVETIVTRLLDELESQPGDRPSDLHATFSYRLPTEMICELFGVPDEQRTRVLDLFVAVGRTDVSEEESLAVNEELVAAMRTLIETKRRDPGDDLTSFLLAAHEEGDDPLTEHELISTLLLMIGGGSTTTINLIDHTVRELLAHPEQLNTVRTAPERFRDAIEESLRAHCPVMHLPMRWAIEDIDLGEGVTIRAGDAILICYGAHGRDPGVHEDPATFDIERSDKEHLAFGLGAHFCPGSHLARLEAEVALPALFDRFPRLELAVAPDETEPEHTFIGNGLTALPVFLRHE comes from the coding sequence ATGATCGCTTTCAGCACATCGCCCACCACCACCCTCGACAGCTCGGGCGGCAAGTGCATGTACGAACAGGTGGACAGTTTTCGCGACATGGGACCCGCCGTCCCCGTCCAGTTGCCCGAGGGGGTCTCGGCGTGGTCGGTCACCCGGGGCGACGTCGCCCGACTGCTGCTGACTCACCCGGGGGTGTCCCGGAACCTCAAGAAGAACGTGCCGAGCTACCAGCCCGGCTCGGTCCCCTGGTTGTCCCCGTGGGTGGACGTGGACTCCATGGCCACCGCCGAGGGCAAGGAGCACGCACGGCTCCGGAAACTGATCACACCGGCCTTCACCCCCCGACGAGTGGAGGCGATGCGACCGCAGGTCGAGACGATCGTGACCAGGCTGCTCGACGAGCTGGAGTCACAACCCGGCGACAGGCCGTCCGACCTCCACGCCACCTTCTCCTACCGCCTTCCGACCGAAATGATCTGCGAGCTGTTCGGGGTACCGGACGAGCAGCGAACCCGGGTCCTCGACCTCTTCGTGGCCGTCGGCAGGACCGATGTCAGCGAGGAGGAGTCGCTCGCCGTCAACGAGGAACTCGTCGCCGCCATGCGCACGCTCATCGAGACCAAGCGCCGGGACCCCGGTGACGACCTGACCAGCTTCCTGCTCGCCGCGCACGAGGAGGGGGACGATCCGCTCACCGAGCACGAGCTGATATCGACGCTGCTGCTGATGATCGGAGGAGGGAGCACCACCACCATCAACCTGATCGACCACACGGTGCGCGAACTGCTCGCCCACCCGGAACAGCTGAACACCGTACGAACGGCCCCCGAACGCTTCCGCGACGCGATCGAGGAGTCGCTGCGCGCCCACTGCCCCGTCATGCACCTACCGATGCGCTGGGCGATCGAGGACATCGACCTCGGCGAGGGAGTCACCATCCGGGCCGGGGACGCCATTCTGATCTGCTACGGCGCTCACGGCCGCGATCCCGGGGTGCACGAGGACCCGGCGACCTTCGACATCGAGCGGTCCGACAAGGAGCACCTGGCCTTCGGCCTGGGCGCTCACTTCTGCCCCGGCTCGCACCTGGCACGTCTCGAGGCCGAGGTCGCGCTGCCCGCGCTGTTCGACCGCTTCCCCCGGCTCGAACTGGCCGTCGCACCCGACGAGACCGAACCCGAGCACACCTTCATCGGCAACGGACTCACCGCGCTGCCGGTCTTCCTGCGCCACGAGTAG
- a CDS encoding pyridoxamine 5'-phosphate oxidase family protein, whose amino-acid sequence MSDTASPTPQRSTANDPASLAVRTRRLLERARYLNLATVSETGLPWVATLEYAWFRDPLRLVYGSTTGARHSRDIATRDRVSGSLFFGGGDNGPELSAIDGAQFTGRCSEVPPGDLDRYHEAFYESVFPDEEQRAEWMLPRSSLRAPAEHRLYLIEVERWWLIDTRTWQQDRVDRRVELPLDTRLPC is encoded by the coding sequence ATGAGTGACACCGCTTCGCCAACACCGCAGCGGAGCACCGCGAACGACCCGGCGAGCCTGGCGGTCAGGACCCGAAGACTGCTGGAGCGGGCCCGCTACCTGAACCTGGCCACGGTCTCGGAGACGGGACTGCCCTGGGTCGCGACCCTGGAGTACGCCTGGTTCCGCGACCCGCTGCGACTGGTCTACGGCTCGACCACCGGTGCCCGGCACAGCCGGGACATCGCCACCCGCGACCGGGTCAGCGGATCGCTCTTTTTCGGGGGAGGTGACAACGGCCCGGAGCTCTCGGCGATCGACGGTGCCCAGTTCACCGGCAGGTGCTCGGAGGTACCTCCCGGGGACCTCGACCGGTACCACGAGGCCTTCTACGAGAGCGTTTTCCCGGACGAGGAACAGCGCGCGGAGTGGATGCTGCCGCGCTCCTCGCTGCGGGCTCCCGCCGAACACCGGCTCTACCTGATCGAGGTGGAGCGGTGGTGGTTGATCGACACCCGGACCTGGCAGCAGGACCGGGTGGACAGACGCGTGGAGCTACCGCTGGACACCCGGTTGCCGTGCTGA
- a CDS encoding heavy metal translocating P-type ATPase produces MDTDSPEVRSSGGTSEVELAISGMTCASCASRIERKLNKMDGVSATVNYATEKAKVAHPADVDTDELVKTVEAAGYGAAIPGTGEDEESGAETEDADLLALRQRLLVSTLLSVPVIAMAMIPALQFTYWQWISLTLASPVLVWGALPFHRAAWTNLRHGAATMDTLISMGTVAAFGWSLYALLFGSAGVPGMTHAFEFTVERSSGAGAIYLEVAAGVTTFILAGRYFEARSKRRSGAALRALLELGAKDVAVLRDGQEQRIPTDQLRVDDRFVVRPGEKIATDGVIEEGSSAVDASMLTGESVPVEVQPGDNVVGATVNAGGRIVVRATRIGSDTQLSQMAKLVEEAQTGKAQVQRLADRVSGVFVPIVIALAVGTLGFWLGSGVGATVAFTAAVAVLIIACPCALGLATPTALLVGTGRGAQMGILIKGPEVLESTRRIDTVVLDKTGTVTTGRMTLVDARFTEEADEKNVLALAGALESGSEHPIAQAIAKGARERTGDTLPEIEEFANVEGLGVRGTVDGHAVLVGRPRLLEQWSVRIPQELETAKQAAEQDGSTAVLVAVDGRAQAVLVVADTVKPTSREAVRGLRDLGLRPVLLTGDNEAVARAIAAEVGIEEVIAEVVPQDKVAVVRRLQSEKRVVAMVGDGVNDAAALAQADLGLAMGTGTDVAIEAGDLTLVRGDLRAAVDAIRLSRRTLGTIKGNLFWAFAYNVAALPLAAAGMLNPMIAGAAMAFSSVFVVSNSLRLKGFRSTVRNSSIDPGLRPDGDGSALVGSARTGN; encoded by the coding sequence ATGGATACAGATTCTCCGGAAGTTCGATCGTCCGGGGGGACGAGCGAAGTGGAACTGGCCATTTCGGGGATGACCTGCGCTTCGTGTGCGTCCCGGATCGAGCGCAAGCTCAACAAGATGGACGGGGTCTCCGCTACCGTCAACTACGCCACGGAGAAGGCCAAGGTCGCCCACCCCGCTGACGTCGATACTGACGAGCTCGTCAAGACGGTGGAGGCGGCGGGTTACGGCGCCGCGATCCCCGGTACCGGTGAGGACGAGGAGTCCGGCGCTGAGACCGAGGACGCGGACCTCCTGGCGCTGCGGCAGCGCCTGCTCGTCTCCACGCTGCTGTCGGTGCCGGTCATCGCCATGGCCATGATCCCCGCACTGCAGTTCACCTACTGGCAGTGGATCTCGCTGACCCTGGCCTCCCCCGTCCTGGTCTGGGGTGCGCTGCCGTTCCACCGCGCGGCGTGGACGAATCTCCGCCACGGGGCCGCCACGATGGACACCCTGATCTCGATGGGGACCGTCGCCGCCTTCGGCTGGTCGCTGTACGCACTGCTGTTCGGCAGCGCGGGTGTGCCCGGCATGACCCACGCCTTCGAATTCACCGTCGAACGATCCAGCGGTGCCGGTGCCATCTACCTCGAAGTGGCCGCCGGGGTGACCACGTTCATCCTCGCGGGCCGGTACTTCGAGGCCCGTTCCAAGCGCCGCTCGGGCGCGGCCCTGCGAGCGCTGCTGGAACTGGGGGCCAAGGACGTCGCGGTGCTGCGTGACGGCCAGGAACAGCGCATCCCCACCGACCAACTCCGCGTCGACGACAGGTTCGTCGTTCGCCCGGGTGAGAAGATCGCCACCGACGGCGTGATCGAAGAGGGCTCGTCGGCGGTGGACGCGAGCATGCTCACCGGTGAGTCCGTCCCGGTCGAGGTCCAGCCCGGCGACAACGTCGTCGGGGCCACCGTCAACGCGGGCGGACGCATAGTGGTCCGCGCCACTCGCATCGGCTCGGACACTCAGCTCTCCCAGATGGCCAAGCTCGTCGAGGAAGCCCAGACGGGCAAGGCGCAGGTCCAGCGACTCGCCGACCGCGTCTCCGGGGTGTTCGTCCCGATCGTGATCGCGCTGGCCGTGGGAACACTCGGGTTCTGGCTGGGCAGCGGTGTGGGGGCCACGGTTGCCTTCACGGCGGCGGTGGCGGTGCTGATCATCGCCTGCCCCTGCGCCCTCGGGCTGGCCACGCCCACGGCCCTGCTGGTCGGCACCGGTCGCGGCGCCCAGATGGGGATCCTGATCAAGGGGCCCGAGGTTCTGGAGTCCACCAGGCGCATCGACACCGTGGTGCTGGACAAGACCGGCACCGTCACCACCGGCCGGATGACGCTCGTCGACGCGCGGTTCACCGAGGAAGCCGACGAGAAGAACGTGCTCGCCCTGGCCGGCGCGCTGGAGAGCGGATCGGAACACCCCATCGCCCAGGCCATCGCCAAGGGCGCCCGAGAGCGCACCGGGGACACGCTGCCGGAGATCGAGGAGTTCGCCAACGTCGAGGGACTCGGTGTGCGGGGCACGGTCGACGGCCACGCCGTTCTCGTGGGCCGCCCGCGACTGCTGGAGCAGTGGAGCGTCCGGATCCCCCAGGAGTTGGAGACGGCCAAGCAGGCCGCCGAGCAGGACGGAAGCACGGCCGTCCTCGTCGCGGTCGACGGCCGGGCGCAGGCGGTGCTGGTCGTCGCTGACACCGTCAAGCCGACTTCGCGGGAGGCAGTCCGCGGGTTGCGCGATCTGGGACTGCGCCCGGTGCTGTTGACGGGTGACAACGAGGCCGTGGCACGCGCCATAGCCGCCGAGGTGGGGATCGAGGAGGTCATCGCCGAGGTCGTCCCGCAGGACAAGGTCGCGGTGGTGCGGCGGTTGCAGTCCGAGAAGCGGGTCGTGGCCATGGTCGGCGACGGGGTCAACGACGCCGCCGCACTGGCCCAGGCTGACCTGGGGCTGGCCATGGGGACGGGCACCGACGTCGCGATCGAGGCCGGTGACCTCACCCTGGTACGCGGTGACCTGCGAGCCGCCGTGGACGCCATCCGGTTGTCGCGGCGGACGCTCGGCACCATCAAGGGCAACCTGTTCTGGGCCTTCGCCTACAACGTCGCCGCGCTGCCGCTGGCGGCCGCCGGGATGCTGAACCCGATGATCGCCGGAGCCGCCATGGCGTTCAGCTCCGTGTTCGTGGTCAGCAACAGCCTCCGGCTCAAGGGATTCCGCAGCACGGTGCGGAACTCGTCGATCGACCCCGGGCTGCGCCCCGACGGCGACGGTTCCGCGCTGGTGGGCAGTGCCCGGACCGGAAACTGA
- a CDS encoding CDGSH iron-sulfur domain-containing protein translates to MSDQQQRDPVVVKAIENGPYQIKGPVRVVDHDNNEYDLGPGKTRVLCRCGLSANKPLCDGSHAREGFVAEERSSAESGE, encoded by the coding sequence ATGAGCGATCAGCAACAGCGGGACCCGGTCGTCGTCAAAGCGATCGAGAACGGTCCCTACCAGATCAAGGGTCCGGTTCGCGTGGTCGACCACGACAACAACGAATACGATCTCGGCCCGGGGAAGACACGGGTGCTGTGTCGTTGTGGTCTGTCCGCGAACAAGCCCCTCTGCGACGGCAGTCACGCCCGGGAGGGATTCGTCGCGGAAGAGCGGTCTTCCGCCGAGAGCGGGGAATGA
- a CDS encoding heavy-metal-associated domain-containing protein has product MSTSVYTVKGMTCSGCMNKVSTAVNGVEGVEDVDIDISTGQLTVTGRDSLDAGSVREAVQNAGYEVVG; this is encoded by the coding sequence ATGAGCACCAGTGTCTACACGGTCAAGGGAATGACCTGCTCGGGATGCATGAACAAGGTGAGCACCGCGGTGAACGGCGTCGAAGGGGTCGAGGACGTCGACATCGACATCAGCACGGGGCAGCTCACCGTGACCGGTCGCGACTCGCTCGACGCGGGTTCGGTCCGGGAGGCCGTCCAGAACGCCGGTTACGAGGTGGTGGGCTGA
- a CDS encoding heavy-metal-associated domain-containing protein codes for MSTATYTVVGMTCEHCVRSVTEEVGELAGVSGVDVDLATGALTVTSTAPVSEDDVRAAVDEAGYELAT; via the coding sequence ATGTCCACTGCCACTTACACCGTGGTCGGAATGACGTGTGAGCACTGCGTGCGTTCGGTCACCGAAGAGGTGGGTGAACTGGCCGGCGTTTCAGGAGTGGACGTCGACCTCGCCACCGGAGCGCTGACGGTGACGAGCACGGCCCCCGTCAGCGAGGACGACGTCCGCGCCGCTGTCGACGAGGCCGGGTACGAACTGGCCACCTGA
- a CDS encoding multicopper oxidase family protein, translated as MFGRRRFLGLSAGTAVAAVQACGAPGREPVRPDSRMVRLAERARRPANARRVDIELRARPGEADLGGLSAPTWMFNGGLPGPEIRARRGDVLRARLRNDTPEATTIHWHGIALRNDMDGVPGVTQERVAPGGEFSYEFTLPDAGTHFFHPHVGTQLDRGLYAPLIVEERDEPGRYDDELVLVLDDWLDGLSAGPDARLAELRREGMSMSGGGHAHSGGVDPDGTKTGPLGTDTGDVSHPHYLVNGRVPAAPVVNRARPGQRLRLRLINAGADTAFRLAVGGHRMTVTHTDGFPVEPRRADSVLLGMGERYDVEVTLGEGVFPVVAVAEGKGGQAMALLRTGPGTAPVAPVRPRELAGRPLLARDLHASERVRLPVGKPDRTHTLRLGLDPSGTYRWTINGETFDERTPMPLRRDERVRLRFVNTTMMFHPMHLHGHTFQLVGGARPGPRKDTVLVLPKETLEVDFHADNPGQWLVHCHNVYHGESGMMTVLSYTA; from the coding sequence GTGTTCGGAAGACGGCGTTTCCTCGGCCTCTCGGCCGGAACCGCCGTGGCGGCCGTGCAGGCGTGCGGTGCGCCCGGGCGCGAACCGGTTCGCCCCGACAGCCGGATGGTCCGACTGGCCGAACGCGCACGACGCCCGGCGAACGCGCGACGCGTGGACATCGAACTGCGGGCACGTCCCGGCGAAGCGGACCTCGGTGGACTGTCCGCTCCCACCTGGATGTTCAACGGCGGTCTGCCGGGGCCGGAGATCCGGGCACGTCGTGGGGACGTGCTTCGCGCCAGGTTACGCAACGACACTCCCGAGGCGACGACCATTCACTGGCACGGGATCGCGTTGCGCAACGACATGGACGGCGTGCCGGGGGTGACCCAGGAGCGCGTCGCCCCGGGCGGGGAGTTCTCGTACGAGTTCACCCTCCCGGACGCGGGCACTCACTTCTTCCACCCGCACGTGGGTACGCAACTCGACCGTGGGCTGTACGCCCCGCTGATCGTGGAAGAGCGGGACGAGCCGGGACGCTACGACGACGAGCTGGTGCTCGTGCTCGACGACTGGCTCGACGGCCTCTCCGCCGGTCCCGACGCCCGGCTCGCCGAGTTGCGGCGTGAGGGCATGTCCATGAGCGGTGGCGGTCACGCCCATTCGGGCGGGGTGGATCCGGACGGGACGAAAACCGGTCCGCTGGGCACGGACACCGGCGATGTCAGCCATCCGCACTACCTGGTCAACGGGAGGGTCCCCGCGGCGCCGGTGGTGAACCGGGCGAGGCCGGGGCAGCGGCTGCGACTGCGTCTGATCAACGCGGGGGCGGACACCGCGTTCCGGCTGGCGGTGGGAGGGCACCGCATGACCGTCACGCACACCGACGGTTTTCCGGTCGAACCACGCCGGGCGGACTCGGTCCTGCTGGGCATGGGGGAGCGCTACGACGTCGAGGTCACCCTCGGTGAGGGGGTGTTTCCCGTGGTCGCCGTCGCCGAGGGCAAGGGTGGCCAGGCCATGGCTCTGCTCCGCACCGGACCCGGAACCGCGCCCGTCGCCCCGGTGCGTCCCCGGGAACTGGCAGGGCGACCGCTGTTGGCCCGGGACCTGCACGCGAGCGAACGTGTCCGGTTGCCGGTGGGGAAGCCCGACCGCACCCATACGCTGCGGCTGGGGCTGGATCCGTCCGGAACGTACCGGTGGACCATCAACGGCGAAACGTTCGACGAGCGCACCCCGATGCCACTGCGCCGTGACGAGCGCGTGCGGCTCCGCTTCGTCAACACGACGATGATGTTCCACCCGATGCACCTGCACGGACACACCTTCCAGCTCGTCGGTGGGGCTCGTCCGGGCCCTCGCAAGGACACCGTCCTGGTGCTGCCGAAGGAAACCCTCGAAGTGGATTTCCACGCCGACAACCCGGGACAGTGGTTGGTGCACTGCCACAACGTCTACCACGGCGAGTCGGGGATGATGACCGTGCTTTCCTACACCGCTTGA